From Equus przewalskii isolate Varuska chromosome 2, EquPr2, whole genome shotgun sequence:
GCGTGTCCTTTATAATAAATCAAGCAATTTATGGAATTTTCCAGAGTTCCATAGACCAAAGGAGCTTTCTCTTAGGGGAAAAAGCACGAGTCCACATGAATGCTGTTTGCATCTCTAGCTTGAACAAGGAAAGTAAATGTGATGAAGAGGGGACACGGCTGAGAATGCCGTGGCGGTACTCGCAGCAGAAAAGCCAGCAGGGAGAAGGTTGGGGAGAAATACCTCAGTTTAGCTCTGTTCTGTTCTAGCTAAGTTTGGTGCAAACGCCATTCTGGGAGTGTCCCTGGCTGTCTGCAAGGCTGGAGCTGTTGAGAAGGGGGTGCCGCTGTACCGCCACATTGCTGACTTGGCTGGCAATTCTGAAGTGATCCTGCCAGTTCCGGTGAGTAGCTTCTGTGGACTTCCCAAGTGAGGAGCAGGGAGCATTAGCTTTCTCCTGGGACCCTGATGCCTCCCATGACTTGATCTTGTCCATGTGTGACTCTTGGAGCACAGTGCATACAAGCAGGCTCTGGAGGCCTCAGCTGCAAACAACTCCTCTGCCGCTTGCCAAGAGTGAcctctggcaggtggctccactTCCCTGCACCTCAAGTCCTTGACTTTTGACTAGGGGATGAAAATTGCTCTTAGCCTGTTGGGTCGTGTCCATTTGCTGAGATAGGAGCCAGTGCTTAGAGCAGTACGCGCCTCTGTTGATAATTACTGCAGGCTCAAGAGAGACCTGGTGAGCACTTCATAGCCACACGTGGCCCCGTCTGTGAGCTGTGCACTCAGACGTGAGGGGCTTGCTATTCTGTGTGGTTCCCTGGGCCAGGTGCTAgacttctctgtctctccccaggCTTTCAATGTCATCAACGGTGGTTCTCATGCTGGCAACAAGCTGGCCATGCAGGAGTTCATGATCCTCCCTGTTGGTGCAGCCAACTTCAGTGAAGCCATGCGCATTGGTGCAGAGGTTTACCACAACCTGAAGAACGTCATCAAGGAGAAATACGGGAAAGATGCCACCAATGTGGGGGATGAAGGCGGGTTTGCTCCTAACATCCTGGAGAATAAAGAAGGTAGAGGCTCCAGAGGAATCCCCAGGTTCTTCTGCCCTGCCACCTGGGGAACGTTGGTCTTTCCGTCTTTTGTTCATCAAGtatcaaaatgcaaaacaatgccAGCAGACTCTTGGGGAGGGAAGTGGGAGCTAGcgcttcatttttttaaaaaataagaaattttcttgtttatttgatTTCTGAATGGCCAGCTGATTTGTTTAAATTGGGCTGGATGGGGTATAGAGAGGCACTTTGTGCCTTTTGCCATCCGTGCTTCACGTTGCGCTGGCAAAGGTTTGGAATCTGCTCCGTGTTTGAGGAGATGCCGTCTGTTCAGGGCTGTGATCAATAACTGTTTTAGTTCATTCAGCCACAGAATCCTCGGGCACAGAATTAAGCGTGAGAATTGCATAGAGGATACTGAAAGTTTTAAGAGAAGAATTCAGGGCCGAATTTTTTGTTTCAGAAGGAAAAAGTAGGCCTCAAGCATGTTCTGTCGCCTTCGAGGGCAGCTAGTGAAAGAAAGTATGCATCCTGCTCTTGGGGTCACCCACATGAATACGGCCCTTTCATGTGGTTTGCCCCAACAGCTCAAAGATCTTTGGGATGGAGCAGGAGCCACGAGTCTTCATCAGTTTCCCTGCGGGCGGCGCTGCCAAGCAAAGCGGACCTGAGCCTGGGCTCCAGACAGCAGCGCCTGGGGGCAGGGCCTCGCTGTCCAGGGTTCCCCTTCCACCGGGTGCTCCCTTTGGATCCCAGCCTCGGCTCTATTTAAAGCCTGTTCGTCGGGACAGCTGATCTCAGCTGGTCTCTGTAGCTGTATCTTGGCCAGCACAGCTGTCCCTGGGTGCTAAATTTGGGAGCATTCGTCAGTGAGAAAGCCTCTTTTCCTAGAATCAAGACTGAATCTCCCACTTCGTGATGTGCCAGGGTCCCTAACTAATAGTTTCTTTTCCCAAAGCAGAAACAGTAAGTGGAATTGTTGAAACTGACAGTTGGGGGCCAGACCACCTCTGGGTCTTTCTGTTAAGGTTCCCATTGGGCAGCtgttaaaggaaaattttatctCCACCTACCTGATTTTCAAACTTGTCGCCGCCATGTCTTTCCAGCCCTGGAGCTgctgaagaatgccattgggaaaGCTGGCTACACCGATAAGGTTGTCATTGGCATGGACGTGGCTGCCTCTGAGTTCTTCAGGTCAGGGAAGTATGACCTGGACTTCAAGTCACCCGATGACCCCAACCGATACATCACACCCGATGAGCTGGCCAACCTCTACAAGTCCTTCATCAAGGACTACCCGGGTGAGTGCTCCTGGGGCGTGGCGCCCTCTCCAGCCACTGACATGCAGCCGGCTGCTGGAGCACTGAGCCAGGTGGTGGCCGCAGGTGTGAGAGTGGGTGGGGAGGTGTCTGTCACACGCCTCCGCATGGGGGCTTTTCCACTTCAGATGCACACACGCTCTGTGGGGAGGGCTTCACAGAGGCGCTTGGTGCAGCAGAGTCTCAAGAGCTGCTTCTGCAGTGTCAGCCAGTAGAGACATCAGCTTACAGAGTGTGATCACCTTCTGTCACTGTCGCAACAGGCTCTGAGCAAATGCGGGCTTGGCTCCGTTATACAGGTGAGGACAGCCAGCCTGTTAGGCTCACCGTGAGCTGGGCGCTCCTCTCAGCTCTGTGATGCACTTCATGCACACAGGGTGGGGCCTCTTAATACCATCTCACAGGCACGGAGCCGGTCAGTAACTCGCCCAAGGGCACTCAGCAGATGATGGAGCGAGAATTCAGACCAGGAAGTGTGAGTCCAGGTCAGACCGCTTGTGTAACCGCTGAgctgagtaacttgctcaaggtggTGCCAAGACAAAACCCAGGTCCTCAGGCTTCTGAGTGCACGGCTCCTTTCTTACTCTCGATGGCGCACAACTCTCACCACCCTCGGCAGGCGAGGATCCCATTTAATATCTGTAGGTTCCAGGATTGTGGGTGACTTGTGCCCTGTCACAGGAGTAGGTTGGTAGTGCACTGTTTCCAGGATACGAGTGGGGGGCTGTTCCGGTCCTGTAGGTGAGAGATGTGAGGCTGCCATTCAGCAGACCAGGAGGGTCACTGATGGGACATGACACTCCTTCCCCCAGTGGTGTCTATCGAGGACCCCTTCGACCAGGATGACTGGGAAGCGTGGCAGAAGTTCACCGCCAGCGCAGGAATCCAGGTGGTGGGAGATGATCTCACTGTGACCAACCCAAAGCGGATTGCCAAGGCCGTGGGCGAGAAGTCGTGCAACTGCCTCCTGCTCAAAGTGAACCAGATCGGCTCTGTGACCGAGTCCCTCCAGGCGTAAGTGCCCTCAGGAGCACTCTCACGGGCCAGGGTTAAATCCGGAGAGAGCTCCTTTCTTCTGGTGCTGGGGAGCCCTCGTGACAGGACCTCAGCGTACCCCAGGCTGTAACAGAGTGTCACATTTGAGCTCCAGGTGGCTTCTAAAGTAAACAATGGCACCAAGGGGCTGGGGCATGGGGCAGTTGTGGCCTAATTCTGACCACTTCATGAACGGAGAACCTCAGTCAGAGTTACCATCTGAGGGGACACACTCTCCCCTCTAGTTTCTCAGACACCACTGGAGGGCTGAGAAGGTCCTCGGGGTTGTGTGGTTCAGAGCAGGGGGAGGATTGTCCTTTTCCTGGGAACTGAGAGCTTGCTGGCTGCCCCACCCTGCCTTGTCTCCTACCAGGGACAGTGAGTCATGGCCTCAGGGGAGCTAGAAGGGGCTATTTTGCCCAGGAAATGGCATCACGCCATCTGGGTTGTGTCCTGGCTTCCAGGTGCAAGCTGGCCCAGTCCAATGGGTGGGGCGTGATGGTGTCTCACCGCTCTGGGGAGACTGAAGATACCTTCATCGCCGACCTGGTGGTGGGGCTCTGCACTGGACAGGTAAGGAGCTCCATGGAGTGAAAGaccctccctgcttctctctgacctcagctTCCTGGGACACAGGACCAGTGGCGGGAGGGGTAGAATGGGGTCCTGGAAGCCCCTTTTATCCCTTCCTTCCTAAGGTCAGAGATCCTCCTAAAGAAATTGTTGTGTCTCTGCCTGGCACCCTCACCTTCCTTGAAATGCCTTTGAGATGTGGTGTCCACTACAAGCCAACATGACCTTTGTTTCTTCCTTGCAGATCAAGACTGGTGCACCTTGCCGATCCGAGCGCTTGGCCAAGTACAACCAGATCCTCAGGTGAAGAGGGGGCCTGCCTTCCACTAGGAGCTCCTGACTCTGTGGGACAGGGACAGAGGGGGCCGTGACCCCCGGCCTGAGCAGTGTTAGGGTTGGGGTGAATTGGGCCTAGAACCAGAGGTGCCTTGCGACATTGCTCCAGAGCAAGAGCCTGTTTGGTGAAGTGCTGCTGACATCTTCTGGTCGAAGAGGGAACAGGCTTCCCTTTGGACAATTGAATCATGCAGTTTTTAGAGGTAGAAGAGAGGCTTAGTGCCCATCTAATTTAGCGCCTTGTTTGTCAACAAAGAAACCACAACTCAGGGAGATGAAGAAAATTGCTGAAGGGCAAACAGCAGGGTTTCCACTGTGTAGTGCCTTCGGACGTTCTGGTCCCCTCTTTGTTTTGGGGTGTCCTTGGGAAGCTCCCAACCACAGAGAGACTGGCccttttgttgttgctttttccCCATCTTACAGGGAAAAGGAACATCCATTTGCTAAGTTCTTCCACATGACCTCTTTAGAACTTTATCctggaaaatttcaagcataacAAAACAGTGGAAAGCAGGCCTTTTCCCATCACCCAGATACACCAGCTGTCGATTCTTCTCTGCGTTTGTCTCTCTACACCCTACTTGTTCATTTTGGCTggagaattttaaagcaaatttgaGGCATCTTATGACTTCACCTGTAAATTCTTTAGTTGTAAATCACTTTCAGATAAAGATTTACTTTTTAGCATCACCCTTCCACCATGACGGTGCCCAAGATTAGTAGTAATTCCGTAACATCAGTACCCAGTCTATTCACTTTACCCTGGTTGTCTCAAAAATGCATCGCTTTCTTGACACAGGATCCAGAGTTCACACTAATGAGTTGCCCCTCCTTTTCCCATGCCacttgttgaagaaactggattGTCCTTTCATTATATTCCAAGAAATAAAATAGCAATCGTGACATTTCTACTTTGTCCTTCAGAAACATAGGGGGCGGGGAGAAGGGACAGGAGGTGGACGCCTCGCCAGGCGAATTGAGTGGGTGTGAGCTGAATGTTCTTCTGTTCCCAGCATCTCAGAGAAGCTCAGGCTTGGAGGGTTGGAGAATAAGTTGGACAAACTGCCGGGTTCTTGGCTTCCTGGGAGGGGGCGTCTTTGACCACATCTCTGGGTGGAAGAGCTCAGCTACACTGACAtttgacctctctctctcccctcttctgctTCCCCAGAATTGAAGAGGAGCTGGGCAGCAAGGCTAAGTTTGCCGGCAGGAACTTCAGAAACCCCCTGGCCAAGTAAGCTCTGGGCGTGCAAGCCTGGGTTCTGCAGTCACTGGTCAGCTCATTAGACCTCTGCTCCCAGCGTCCACACCGGCGGCTCAAGGCCCCAGCCAGTCCTTGCAGGGCGTCTGGTAGTTGTTAACTGGCCTCTCCCACCTGTACTGTTCTCACTGCTTCCTTAGAACCGCTACAGCCGCCAAGCTTGACCATCTGGAACCCCGCTGGAAACCCTGGCTCTGTAATCATGTGATTGGCCCAAATCATTGTTTTTCTCACCTCGCTTCCCACCAAGTGTCTGGAGCCGTGTGTTGTATCTACATTGTCATCTCTGAGGTGTCCACAGCCAAGGTCCCCAGAGGTTTTgtgtgcaaaaataaaaaggcttcAGTGACCAGCAGgagtactgtgtgtgtgtgtgtgtgtgtgtgtgtgtttagaagtCTGTGAACCTGTCTGTCCTAAGGTCTTGATGTTTGGGGGGCATTGCAATAGGCCTGTGAGAGCTAAGGGCTTTGTGTCAGGACAAAAAGGGGGGAATTTGTTGAGGACGTTTGCATACGTCCTTGGAAAAGGCAGCTTAGGCAAAAGATGAGAGAGGAGGCATGCCAAGTGGTCAGCCGAAattggggcagagctgggaacagTGGCTTCAAGTTCAGACGTATTTGGGAGAAAGTGCAAATGCAGAGTACTTACAGATTATGGGCTCTAGGTCGCATGACCATATTGCCGTCTAAAGCACTGGGGCTGCTGGCATACAGCTAACCGCCTGGCGTGGCTGTGGTGTAGGTTCTGTTTCTAGGGGAAGCAGATAAAAGGTGACAGGGTAGCTCTGGGGAGGTAGGAGGGCGTCTAGAGGGTCTTGGAAACCTATTTAGATTAATTAAAGTTGAATTCCATTCCTCACTTCGACTAACCTTGTTTCGGGTGCTCAGAAGGTACAGATAGCTCTTGCCCGATGGCGTAGAGCTCATAGCACTGTTGCCGAGTAATGAGCACAGCGTATGAGGCAACATGCTTATTTTAAAGCGAGAGAGAAAATCCTAtggttactgtctggcccttGAAGAAGTTTAGtgttttattagcattttatttttctacaatgaTTTGATCCAAGTCTATCGAATTGTGTTAATACACAGTTGGGATTCGGAGGCCCCCTTGTGGGCATTCTTGTTCACTGCTCATCCCAGTCAGGATTTAAGCCAAGATGCAGAACCGGCAGGAGGAGATACGTATGTTAAGAGGTTTAGGGAAAAGGAATTGGCTTCTGTGGTTGGGCATGGCTGAGCAAATCCAAAACCCGTCGGGCAGCCAGTCATAAGGGAAGATGCCCAGAACGGACCTCCACGGGTGCAGGCGAAGCACATCAAGCCCCACTTTGAAGACGTTCCAGCTGAttgaatcaggcccacccaggtcATCCAGGAAAATTCCTTACTTAAAGTCAGCTGATGAATGCCTTTAATTATGTCTGCAAGATAATATCACAATAAGACCTAGATTACTATTTGATTGAACAACAGGACTCTAGACACGTCACAACACCATCCCAGTCCACCCCTTTTCAACTCTGCACCCTTACACAGCTGAAACCATCACAGCTCATCTCCAAATAATGACAATGGCGAAGTCTACTGCATGTAGCATGGTGCAGCTCTCGTGCGCAGCTACAACCACTAACCTGTTCCAGGTTGTAATGACGGTTATATCTGAAAATTCATGCTGGAGGGAAGTGAGGCATCAATCTGTGCCTGACAGTCTTACTAGAGGGTTTATGTTTATCCCAACTTTGAAGCAGGaagttagtatttttaaattttgtttaatgtcaACATTTCCTGGCACTTCGATTTTAAAACAGTGAGTGGCAGATAAAGGCATTTATCAGTCTTCAGTTAAAGGGCAAGTGAAGGTGGGAGCCCTTTCAGATGCTCCACCCTGAAGAAGGCTGCGAGCTGGGCCTTGACACACCGGCCCTGGGCACACCTGGACACCGGGTGAGGACAGCTGACAACTTCTGACCCAGCAGAGACAAACTACATTCCTGACATTGGCTGGCAGAAGTAAGCCAGGAGGAATTGCAGACCAGGGGACCTTTACCTGGGGTCTTACCTGAAGCAGGATGGGCACCATTAATTCCAAGTTTCCAGAAAGCCATTCCTGGGCTTTGAGATGGCCTGGGATGTTCGACATGTCTTACGGGAACTTCAAGTGTTTCTAAAGTAAACTTGGTCAGCACGTGTCCCTTGTCTCAGGACTTGCTTGAtgtttcctatctttttttaaattttaacttcatAGTACACACGCTTTCCCacaaaacatgtatttttcatCTGTGGTTGTCTTCAACCTCCAAATTCCTGCATCTGTGACATTagaacaaaaatcagttgaaagtTTGAAGCCATGTGGTTCTCAAATGTGGCCACGTGTTATGACCACCTGGGAAGCGCTTAAAGCTCCAGTTGGCCAGACCAAGTAAACCAGAATCTCGTAATTGTTAGAGGTCCCCGGCTGACCGCACTGCAGCtgagcttgagaaccactgggtaCAGCGAATGGATTGCAGGCTTGGTGATGAGCAGCCAGGGCTGGAGTGCCGGGCTTTCCAGGAGACAATGGGAAGCAGCCAGCTTTCCCCTGAAAAACCCCAGCCCTGGTACTTTTTAACGAATGCAGCTGAGGCCAGAAGGTGGCAGCTGGATGCTCTCAACAGGGTCCACAGAGCTGCCGTGTTGCGGGGAGGAGGCTGTGACAGGAGCCTGCTTCTTGGTTATGAAGTCCATGCTGGGACCTCTAGATGCAGCCAAATCAGCTTTCCTCCCAGCAGCAGGGATCCCACCCCTGATCCCCCCACAGCAGCCACAAGCACAGGCAGGCGGGGCAGTGGCCGAGAGCCCGGATGGAGCCAGACGAcgtgggtttggattctggcttgtttccccacatgtaaaatggggctaatacaATAGGGCTACCTCATGGTTGTTACACAGGGAGGACGGTGAACAATCACATCCACTTAGGCTCCCACTCAGAGCAAAATGAGTTAAACAGCGAGACACTGACAGGCTTACCTAAGAAGAGGTACAGGGcacagggaaagggaaggagggtcTTCAGAGCATATAAAGCACCTGTGGTCTTGATTTGACAGAAAAGGGAACAAGTTGGAAAGGGAAAGCTCACAGCAACCCAGGGAGAAGCATCAAGACCCACTGAACGAACGTGCAGTGTAACCAGCTTACCAAGGTCTGATTTACATTCAGTAACAGGCCCctcttttaagtgtacagtttcgTGTGTTTTCACAAATACACCTGGAAACCAGAACCACAATCACAACATAGACCATCTCCAGCACCCCAAAAGTTCCTTGAGCCCCTTCCCAGCCAATCCCCACGCCCACCCCGGCCCCAGGCAACctgcagtgttttttaaaaattctaattagtTGTCAAAGTCTAAAAAGTAGATTTCGTGTACAAATTCCAATTTCTGAGTTCTAACGGATTGGAAAATTGGCCACACTGTGCCTGCATTCCTGGAAGGCAACAGTTGGCCGTTCACTTCTCATGGCAGCTGCAGTCCCACCTGCCTGCTCCCCtattcccagccctgcccagccctccccagctTTTGAATCTGCAACCCCTGATCCATAGTCTTGTCTATCTCcccaatttcttccttttctgtaaaaatcCCCCATCCACACAGGTTCTATGAGTTCAGATCTGCCAGGGCTTCTCTGCCACTGACAACTGATCTCCTGGTGCCTTCAGGTAGCAAAGACTCCCCAGACACAACCTTGAACCCTCCAGCTCATCTGGACCCAGAAATGGCTCAGGCAGACACCACCTTCCAACTCTGCTCGTCAGCTCTAATGGGAGGCCAGCCTGGCCAGTGGCgtctcctctgcttcctgctcGTCTTGCTGCAAAGCGTGAGGCCTTGGTAATCAGGGCTGCTGTCCACTGGGACCAGGAATGATAGCAGACTCATTTGCATATGTGACCTAAGACAGTAATTAAACCCGGGCGCCCCAGGGGCGAGAAGTAAGCACATTAATTCAGGAGCaattaaaaccctccaatggcacCGTCACACAGCCACCACTTCCGAGGCTAGCTCTAACTGACGACAGTCACTTTCAGGCTCCCTCTTTGGCCACCAGTCTGCGGCCATGACGGCACATTTTTGAGGGAGGCATGCTCAAGCCTAAGAGGGGGCAGCTGCCCCAGACTCTCAATCCTTCCCTAGGGCCCCTGATGCTACTGGAGAAGTCACCGTGCAAGACAATGTCCTGGTTGGttttagttgtggtaaaatatgcatggcaaa
This genomic window contains:
- the ENO1 gene encoding alpha-enolase isoform X2; translated protein: MSILKIHAREIFDSRGNPTVEVDLCTSKGLFRAAVPSGASTGIYEALELRDNDKTRYMGKGVSRPIKYINEFLAPALCTQKLSVVEQEKIDKLMIEMDGTENKSKFGANAILGVSLAVCKAGAVEKGVPLYRHIADLAGNSEVILPVPAFNVINGGSHAGNKLAMQEFMILPVGAANFSEAMRIGAEVYHNLKNVIKEKYGKDATNVGDEGGFAPNILENKEALELLKNAIGKAGYTDKVVIGMDVAASEFFRSGKYDLDFKSPDDPNRYITPDELANLYKSFIKDYPVVSIEDPFDQDDWEAWQKFTASAGIQVVGDDLTVTNPKRIAKAVGEKSCNCLLLKVNQIGSVTESLQACKLAQSNGWGVMVSHRSGETEDTFIADLVVGLCTGQIKTGAPCRSERLAKYNQILRIEEELGSKAKFAGRNFRNPLAK
- the ENO1 gene encoding alpha-enolase isoform X1, whose product is MSILKIHAREIFDSRGNPTVEVDLCTSKGLFRAAVPSGASTGIYEALELRDNDKTRYMGKGVSKAVEHINKTIAPALISKKLSVVEQEKIDKLMIEMDGTENKSKFGANAILGVSLAVCKAGAVEKGVPLYRHIADLAGNSEVILPVPAFNVINGGSHAGNKLAMQEFMILPVGAANFSEAMRIGAEVYHNLKNVIKEKYGKDATNVGDEGGFAPNILENKEALELLKNAIGKAGYTDKVVIGMDVAASEFFRSGKYDLDFKSPDDPNRYITPDELANLYKSFIKDYPVVSIEDPFDQDDWEAWQKFTASAGIQVVGDDLTVTNPKRIAKAVGEKSCNCLLLKVNQIGSVTESLQACKLAQSNGWGVMVSHRSGETEDTFIADLVVGLCTGQIKTGAPCRSERLAKYNQILRIEEELGSKAKFAGRNFRNPLAK